In Streptomyces puniciscabiei, a single genomic region encodes these proteins:
- a CDS encoding GNAT family N-acetyltransferase, translating into MIEENPERVRPAVAEEVPAVKAVTDAAYHHYIERIGVVPQPMEADHAANVAAGKVFVTGEPVDGLVVVEAFAGHLFLDSIAVHPDAHGRGVGRRLLHFVDARARQLGLGEIRLYTNALMWENQKIYPKYGYEVVERRVDGPYDRIHYRKRLE; encoded by the coding sequence ATGATCGAAGAGAACCCGGAGCGTGTGCGGCCGGCCGTCGCCGAGGAGGTGCCGGCCGTCAAGGCGGTGACGGACGCGGCCTACCACCACTACATCGAGCGCATCGGTGTGGTGCCGCAGCCCATGGAGGCGGACCACGCCGCGAACGTGGCCGCCGGCAAGGTGTTCGTCACCGGGGAACCCGTCGACGGACTGGTCGTGGTCGAGGCGTTCGCCGGCCACCTCTTCCTGGACAGCATCGCCGTCCATCCCGACGCCCACGGCCGGGGCGTCGGACGGCGGCTCCTGCACTTCGTCGACGCACGCGCGCGTCAGCTGGGTCTCGGCGAGATCAGGCTCTACACGAACGCGTTGATGTGGGAGAACCAGAAGATCTATCCGAAGTACGGATACGAGGTCGTGGAACGCCGTGTCGACGGGCCCTACGACCGGATCCACTACCGCAAGCGGCTGGAGTGA
- a CDS encoding TetR/AcrR family transcriptional regulator — translation MSHTGDPDPEGEAGQGEAGQGADRDRRARLVDAAVDHVAAHGIADLSLRRLGAAIGVSHRMLIHYFGSREQLLVEIVRASERRRRELLSRLHLEPGLSPADVARLLWRQLTDPRLAGQERLFFEICGHALRGRPEAVPVLEGLVSDWLEPLVAAETGAGADPVTARHRARLGLATVRGLLLDLLATGDRAGVNAAMEEFLRLYYGPQ, via the coding sequence GTGTCACACACGGGCGACCCGGATCCCGAGGGCGAGGCCGGGCAGGGCGAAGCCGGGCAGGGCGCGGACCGGGACCGGCGCGCGCGCCTGGTGGACGCGGCTGTCGACCACGTCGCGGCGCACGGCATCGCGGATCTGAGCCTGCGCCGCCTCGGCGCCGCGATCGGCGTCAGCCACCGCATGCTGATCCACTACTTCGGCTCCAGGGAACAGCTGCTCGTGGAGATCGTCCGGGCGTCGGAGCGGCGCCGGCGTGAGCTGCTGTCCCGGCTCCACCTGGAGCCCGGACTCTCGCCCGCCGATGTCGCGCGGCTGCTGTGGCGGCAGCTGACGGACCCTCGGCTGGCCGGTCAGGAGCGGCTCTTCTTCGAGATCTGCGGACACGCGCTGCGCGGCCGTCCCGAGGCCGTCCCGGTCCTCGAAGGGCTCGTGTCGGACTGGCTGGAGCCGCTCGTGGCCGCCGAGACCGGCGCGGGGGCGGATCCCGTCACGGCCCGGCACCGCGCCAGGCTGGGACTCGCCACCGTCCGCGGTCTGCTGCTCGACCTGCTCGCCACCGGCGACCGGGCCGGGGTCAACGCGGCGATGGAGGAGTTCCTGCGCCTGTACTACGGCCCGCAGTGA
- a CDS encoding DUF5925 domain-containing protein codes for MSANPHDALPIRLHVDDSDSPSDVVDALFLGRFATGEQPYSHAANIDRVRSGATLLPDGARVLRLARDDDRSATLAEGDGWTLLVSRWNRGADVTVTATSAELAKKVLDQATDGAADEPEPQPENVTMGFWYVSPRRGPHRTTRQISAGTWDEVRPNYTAPVAEAMDRLMGTTPEDIAGRLLLLHGPPGTGKTSALRTLARSWRDWCQVDCVLDPERLFSDVGYLMDIAIGEEDSAGKGRWRLLLLEDCDELIRGEAKHTAGQALSRLLNLTDGLLGQGRNVLVGVTTNEDLERLHPAVVRPGRCLARIEVGKLTHREAVDWLGGEAPGREDAIGRDGATLAELYALRRGTAPTSVPGARDGADAGLYL; via the coding sequence ATGTCTGCGAACCCACACGACGCTCTGCCGATCCGGCTCCACGTCGACGACTCCGACTCGCCCTCCGACGTCGTCGACGCGCTGTTCCTCGGCCGCTTCGCGACGGGCGAGCAGCCGTACTCGCACGCGGCGAACATCGACCGCGTCCGGTCCGGCGCGACCCTGCTGCCCGACGGCGCCCGGGTGCTCCGGCTCGCCCGGGACGACGACCGCAGCGCCACCCTCGCCGAGGGCGACGGCTGGACCCTGCTGGTCTCCCGCTGGAACCGCGGCGCGGACGTCACGGTGACCGCGACCAGCGCGGAACTGGCCAAGAAGGTCCTCGACCAGGCCACGGACGGCGCCGCCGACGAGCCCGAGCCACAGCCCGAGAACGTCACCATGGGCTTCTGGTACGTCTCCCCCCGGCGCGGCCCGCACCGCACCACCCGGCAGATCTCCGCGGGCACCTGGGACGAGGTCCGGCCCAACTACACGGCACCCGTGGCGGAGGCGATGGACCGCCTGATGGGGACGACCCCGGAGGACATCGCGGGCCGTCTGCTCCTCCTGCACGGCCCTCCGGGCACCGGCAAGACCTCGGCGCTGCGCACCCTGGCCCGCTCCTGGCGCGACTGGTGCCAGGTCGACTGCGTGCTGGATCCCGAGCGCCTGTTCTCCGACGTCGGCTATCTGATGGACATCGCGATCGGCGAGGAGGACTCGGCGGGCAAGGGCCGCTGGCGTCTGCTGCTGCTGGAGGACTGCGACGAGCTGATCCGCGGCGAGGCCAAGCACACGGCGGGCCAGGCCCTGTCCCGGCTGCTGAACCTCACCGACGGCCTGCTCGGACAGGGCCGCAACGTCCTGGTCGGCGTCACCACCAACGAGGACCTGGAGCGCCTGCATCCGGCCGTGGTCCGCCCCGGCCGCTGTCTGGCCCGCATCGAGGTGGGCAAGCTGACCCACCGGGAGGCGGTGGACTGGCTCGGCGGTGAGGCCCCCGGCCGGGAGGATGCCATCGGCCGGGACGGGGCGACGCTGGCCGAGCTGTACGCGCTGCGCCGGGGCACGGCACCGACCTCGGTGCCGGGGGCACGGGACGGCGCGGACGCGGGTCTGTACCTGTAG
- a CDS encoding SRPBCC family protein, giving the protein MKPVTVSIDVAQTPEQVYDFLDVMAHHERFTDHYLTGWRYSGPRRGVGSGAAVTAALGGVRTDVTIEVVEAEAPRRIVERNVSAAGRRQAHGTYVIAPLPAGGSRVSFTYTWARAPLADRLLAPVVRTAMRRANRTVMRRLATELAHHVRTTGS; this is encoded by the coding sequence ATGAAGCCTGTCACCGTGTCGATCGACGTGGCACAGACGCCCGAGCAGGTCTACGACTTCCTCGATGTCATGGCTCACCACGAGCGGTTCACCGACCACTACCTGACCGGCTGGCGTTACAGCGGCCCCCGCCGGGGTGTCGGCTCAGGTGCCGCGGTCACCGCCGCACTGGGCGGTGTGCGGACCGACGTCACCATCGAGGTGGTCGAGGCCGAGGCGCCGCGACGGATCGTCGAACGCAACGTCAGCGCGGCCGGCCGCCGCCAGGCCCATGGCACCTACGTCATCGCCCCCCTGCCCGCGGGCGGGAGCCGTGTCTCGTTCACCTACACCTGGGCCCGCGCCCCGCTGGCCGACCGGCTGCTCGCCCCCGTCGTGCGGACCGCCATGCGGCGCGCCAATCGCACGGTCATGCGGCGCCTGGCCACCGAACTGGCTCACCACGTCCGCACCACCGGATCCTGA
- a CDS encoding DUF402 domain-containing protein — protein MSANSAEPTARLEIVLVKAGRTKIRYPAGLLRDDGTRIAVRAPWAGSGVRDFGFVRFEAGDVFTEYYWRNRWYSVKEVRAADGTLKGWYCDITRPAVRTDGELVVEDLDLDLWRSADGADVRRLDEDEFAESGLTETDPEAASAAVAALDELERLARTGGFEGLLV, from the coding sequence ATGTCCGCGAACTCGGCTGAACCGACGGCCCGGTTGGAGATCGTCCTGGTCAAGGCGGGCCGGACGAAGATCCGTTACCCGGCCGGGCTGCTCCGGGACGACGGCACCCGCATCGCCGTACGCGCGCCCTGGGCGGGCTCCGGCGTCCGCGACTTCGGCTTCGTCCGCTTCGAGGCGGGCGACGTCTTCACCGAGTACTACTGGCGGAACCGCTGGTACTCGGTGAAGGAGGTGCGCGCCGCCGACGGCACCCTGAAGGGCTGGTACTGCGACATCACCCGGCCGGCCGTCCGCACCGACGGCGAACTGGTCGTGGAGGACCTCGACCTGGACCTGTGGCGCTCCGCCGACGGCGCGGACGTACGGCGGCTGGACGAGGACGAGTTCGCCGAGAGCGGCCTGACGGAGACGGACCCGGAGGCCGCGTCCGCCGCCGTGGCCGCCCTGGACGAACTGGAGCGGCTGGCCCGCACCGGTGGCTTCGAAGGGTTGCTGGTCTGA
- a CDS encoding DUF72 domain-containing protein — MTWFVGTSGWQYKDWRDLVYPAGVPARLWLEEYTRLFATVEVNNAFYRLPSRENFEAWRDRVPEDFVVAVKASRYLTHIKRLKDPEEPVDRLMSHAAGLGDRLGPVLLQLPPTLRADPMLLDACLACFPSGTRVAVEPRHDSWWTPEVRDVLSARGAALCWADVLARPVTPLWRTTDWGYVRFHQGRARPWPRYGKRSLETWVDRIATTWEQAADVYAYFNNDPGGAAVRDAVTFGRAAGRAGLTVTRVPEPAEVR; from the coding sequence GTGACCTGGTTCGTCGGCACCTCCGGGTGGCAGTACAAGGACTGGCGGGACCTCGTCTATCCGGCCGGGGTCCCGGCGCGGCTGTGGCTTGAGGAGTACACACGCCTCTTCGCGACGGTGGAGGTCAACAACGCGTTCTACCGTCTTCCCTCGCGTGAGAACTTCGAGGCGTGGCGGGACCGGGTGCCGGAGGACTTCGTGGTCGCGGTCAAGGCCAGCCGCTATCTGACCCACATCAAGCGCCTGAAGGATCCCGAGGAGCCGGTCGACCGCCTGATGAGCCACGCGGCCGGCCTCGGCGACCGCCTGGGTCCCGTCCTCCTCCAGCTCCCCCCGACCCTGCGCGCCGACCCCATGCTGCTGGACGCCTGCCTGGCCTGCTTCCCGTCCGGTACGCGGGTCGCGGTCGAGCCGCGCCACGACTCCTGGTGGACGCCCGAGGTGCGGGACGTCCTGTCGGCCCGTGGCGCGGCCCTGTGCTGGGCGGACGTCCTGGCCCGCCCGGTCACCCCGCTGTGGCGCACCACCGACTGGGGCTACGTCCGCTTCCACCAGGGCCGGGCCCGCCCCTGGCCGCGCTACGGCAAGCGGTCCCTGGAGACATGGGTCGACCGCATCGCGACGACATGGGAGCAGGCGGCGGACGTGTACGCGTACTTCAACAACGATCCGGGGGGTGCGGCGGTGCGGGACGCGGTGACGTTCGGGAGAGCGGCGGGACGGGCTGGGCTGACGGTGACACGGGTCCCGGAACCTGCCGAAGTCCGGTGA
- a CDS encoding GH39 family glycosyl hydrolase, protein MGRHGWESDTRRWRLTALLGVGAAVLALAVTLFGTLSGGPSTAGTIRDGDTVHGSPASPSAKPEPYVGWGFTHTQYSADEGAGAATARVGKLLGQNAGLAQNQHIMGWGADNPEPVKGHYDFGALDRRVDFVRASRGTPVITLCCSPDWMKGGSAGVDNTNWSQAALETAPTPDHYQDFADLAATVARRYPDVKHFIVWNEFKGFWNDARSRWDYEGYTKLYNLVYRALKKVDKDIMVGGPYLVMDSVDPRDQNASGALKGPWGAMDQRVLDAFSYWNAHKAGADFTVVDGSSYTRDDDLLPDEFAATDKLTAVSEWVRRQTHGLPLWWAEYYVEPGDGNDDRKGWTEPHRVAVQATGMIAMVKGGAESGFYWNPEEKTGTGCAGCLWTPTDGGGGGQALPMYDLVSRFARAFPPGTTYETVQVAADDVPVVKVLASAKTVLVVNTRNRTISAQVDGKRFDMRPYEVKWLDR, encoded by the coding sequence ATGGGACGTCATGGGTGGGAATCGGATACTCGGCGGTGGCGGCTCACCGCCCTGCTCGGAGTGGGCGCCGCCGTGCTGGCCCTGGCGGTGACCCTGTTCGGCACGCTGTCCGGCGGGCCCAGCACGGCCGGCACCATACGCGACGGCGACACGGTGCACGGCAGCCCCGCGAGCCCGAGCGCGAAACCGGAGCCGTACGTCGGCTGGGGCTTCACGCACACCCAGTACAGCGCCGACGAGGGTGCCGGGGCGGCGACCGCGCGCGTGGGGAAACTGCTCGGGCAGAACGCCGGGCTGGCGCAGAACCAGCACATCATGGGCTGGGGCGCCGACAACCCCGAACCGGTCAAGGGCCACTACGACTTCGGCGCGCTGGACCGCCGTGTCGACTTCGTGCGCGCCTCCCGCGGCACCCCGGTGATCACCCTGTGCTGCTCCCCGGACTGGATGAAGGGCGGCAGTGCCGGGGTGGACAACACGAACTGGAGCCAGGCGGCCCTGGAGACGGCGCCCACGCCCGACCACTACCAGGACTTCGCCGACCTCGCCGCCACCGTGGCCCGCCGCTACCCGGACGTGAAGCACTTCATCGTCTGGAACGAGTTCAAGGGCTTCTGGAACGACGCCCGGTCCCGCTGGGACTACGAGGGTTACACGAAGCTGTACAACCTCGTGTACCGGGCGCTGAAGAAGGTCGACAAGGACATCATGGTCGGCGGGCCGTACCTGGTGATGGACAGCGTCGATCCGCGCGACCAGAACGCCTCCGGCGCGCTGAAGGGTCCCTGGGGCGCCATGGACCAGCGGGTGCTCGACGCCTTCTCCTACTGGAACGCGCACAAGGCGGGCGCCGACTTCACCGTGGTCGACGGCTCCAGCTACACCCGCGACGACGACCTGCTGCCCGACGAGTTCGCGGCCACCGACAAGCTGACGGCGGTCAGCGAGTGGGTACGCCGGCAGACCCACGGGCTTCCCCTGTGGTGGGCCGAGTACTACGTGGAGCCCGGCGACGGCAACGACGACCGCAAGGGCTGGACCGAGCCGCACCGGGTCGCCGTCCAGGCCACCGGGATGATCGCCATGGTCAAGGGCGGCGCGGAGTCCGGCTTCTACTGGAACCCGGAGGAGAAGACCGGCACCGGCTGCGCCGGCTGTCTGTGGACGCCCACCGACGGCGGCGGCGGGGGCCAGGCGCTTCCCATGTACGACCTGGTGTCCCGGTTCGCCAGGGCGTTCCCGCCCGGCACCACGTACGAGACGGTCCAGGTCGCGGCCGACGACGTGCCGGTCGTCAAGGTCCTGGCCAGTGCCAAAACCGTCCTCGTCGTCAACACGCGGAACCGGACGATCAGCGCCCAGGTGGACGGCAAGCGGTTCGACATGCGGCCGTACGAGGTGAAGTGGCTCGACCGCTGA
- a CDS encoding IS5 family transposase (programmed frameshift), translating to MASELVERLVPDRLRELFQRVAPPAPTRPQGGGRRRSHGDREVLAAIVFVATSGCTWNQLPPGFGPSGVTAFRRFTEWSEARVWAKPHRLVLDELGGQGELDWSRCAIDSVSVRAVKGTLTGPNPTDRGKTGSKIHLIVDRNGLPLSIGTSGANLHDSQALEPLVRGIPPIRSRRGPRRRRPTKLHGDKGYDYSHLRRWLRTQGIIPRMARRGVESSQHLGRHRWVVERSIAWLSGCRRLHRRYERKASHFLAFTALAATLICYRRLPK from the exons ATGGCGAGTGAGCTTGTCGAGCGGTTGGTGCCGGACCGTTTGCGGGAGTTGTTCCAGCGGGTTGCGCCGCCGGCTCCGACCCGCCCGCAGGGTGGTGGTCGGCGTCGAAGCCATGGAGATCGCGAAGTCTTGGCCGCCATCGTGTTCGTGGCCACGTCAGGCTGCACGTGGAACCAGCTCCCTCCCGGGTTCGGCCCGTCTGGGGTGACCGCGTTCAGGCGGTTCACCGAGTGGTCCGAGGCTCGTGTGTGGGCCAAGCCCCATCGCCTGGTGCTCGACGAACTGGGTGGTCAGGGCGAGTTGGACTGGTCGCGGTGCGCGATTGACTCCGTCAGTGTCCGCGCGGTCAAA GGGACACTGACGGGACCGAATCCGACCGACCGCGGTAAGACCGGATCGAAAATCCACCTCATCGTCGACCGGAACGGGCTACCCCTCTCAATCGGCACCTCCGGCGCCAACCTGCACGACAGCCAGGCCCTCGAGCCCCTCGTCCGCGGGATACCGCCCATCCGCTCCCGACGCGGACCCCGCAGACGACGCCCGACCAAACTCCACGGCGACAAGGGATACGACTACTCTCACCTGCGGCGATGGTTACGCACGCAGGGCATCATCCCTCGCATGGCCCGACGCGGAGTCGAGAGCTCCCAACATCTGGGCCGACACCGGTGGGTCGTCGAACGCTCCATCGCCTGGCTCAGCGGATGCCGACGGCTACACCGCCGCTACGAACGCAAGGCCAGCCACTTCCTGGCCTTCACCGCCCTGGCAGCCACACTCATCTGCTACCGCAGACTGCCCAAATGA
- a CDS encoding GntR family transcriptional regulator → MSLKIRIDDSAPPYEQVRAQISEQARSGALPVGYRLPTVRGLAESLGLAVNTVAKAYRALESDGVIETRGRNGTFVAAAGSAAEREASLAAQAYVERVRRLGLGESEALAAVRDALRAAYGE, encoded by the coding sequence GTGAGCCTGAAGATCCGCATCGATGACAGCGCGCCCCCGTACGAGCAGGTGCGGGCGCAGATTTCCGAGCAGGCGCGGTCCGGGGCACTGCCGGTGGGATACCGGTTGCCGACCGTGCGGGGGCTGGCCGAGTCCCTGGGCCTCGCGGTGAACACGGTGGCCAAGGCGTACCGGGCGCTGGAGAGCGACGGGGTGATCGAGACGCGGGGACGCAACGGAACGTTCGTGGCCGCCGCCGGCTCGGCCGCGGAGCGTGAGGCCTCCCTGGCCGCTCAGGCGTATGTGGAGCGGGTGCGGAGGCTGGGGCTGGGGGAGTCCGAGGCGCTGGCCGCCGTGCGCGATGCCCTGCGGGCGGCTTACGGGGAGTAG
- a CDS encoding GNAT family N-acetyltransferase encodes MTVIVRDLRPADRSDVEAFARVRHLALPYILWPPDAILHHLTRTPPEARFRSLVAEEDGEVIGTAQVALAHDSPEPGHGLLNIYVRPDRTRRGAGGLLVRAAEEHLARHGATKLFAWLLDEPANRAFAERRGYGPGRSAHFLRLDLARTALPPLPAPPAGVDVRTAADFVADPRPLFELDAETTADEPSDVDTEFTDYQAWIEETWEHPLLNRELTTVVLADGRPAAFSVAYTDGGSRYGTAMTGTARAYRGRGLAKLAKVHALHRARAAGCTEALTGNDTGNGPMLAVNAWLGYEICATEVRYVRELG; translated from the coding sequence ATGACAGTGATCGTGCGCGACCTGCGCCCCGCCGACCGATCCGATGTCGAGGCCTTCGCCCGGGTACGGCATCTCGCCCTGCCCTACATCCTGTGGCCCCCGGACGCCATCCTCCACCACCTCACCCGTACACCGCCCGAGGCCCGGTTCAGATCCCTGGTCGCGGAGGAGGACGGCGAGGTCATCGGCACCGCGCAGGTGGCCCTCGCGCACGACAGCCCGGAGCCGGGTCACGGGCTGCTCAACATCTATGTGCGCCCGGACCGGACGCGGCGCGGCGCGGGCGGCCTGCTGGTCCGTGCGGCCGAGGAGCACCTGGCCCGACACGGGGCGACGAAGCTGTTCGCCTGGCTGCTGGACGAGCCGGCCAACCGGGCCTTCGCCGAACGGCGCGGCTACGGGCCCGGGCGGTCCGCCCATTTCCTGCGCCTGGATCTGGCCCGGACCGCGCTGCCGCCCCTGCCGGCTCCCCCGGCCGGCGTCGACGTGCGTACGGCCGCCGACTTCGTGGCCGACCCGCGCCCGTTGTTCGAGCTGGACGCGGAGACGACGGCGGACGAACCGAGTGACGTGGACACGGAGTTCACCGACTACCAGGCCTGGATCGAGGAGACCTGGGAGCACCCGCTGCTCAACCGTGAGCTGACCACCGTCGTGCTGGCCGACGGCCGGCCCGCCGCCTTCAGCGTGGCCTACACCGACGGCGGTTCCCGGTACGGCACCGCCATGACCGGCACCGCGCGGGCGTACCGCGGGCGGGGGCTGGCCAAGCTCGCCAAGGTCCACGCACTGCACCGCGCCCGCGCCGCCGGCTGCACGGAGGCGCTCACGGGCAACGACACCGGCAACGGCCCGATGCTCGCGGTCAACGCATGGCTCGGATACGAGATCTGCGCCACGGAGGTGCGCTATGTCCGCGAACTCGGCTGA